The Nitrospirota bacterium nucleotide sequence GACCGGACCGTGGCGGCCCTGATCTGGCAGATTCGCGTGGGCCGCGTGCTCCTCTATCTCCTGGACACGGACGTGTCCGAGAACGATCCGGCGGATCGCGAGTTGTCCGCCAGATTGTACGGGGGAGACCAGGAGGTGCGGCTGCGCCAGGAGATCCTGCTTGGAATCGGCGGTGTGCGGGTCTTTCGCGCCCTCGGCCTGGCGCCGGCGGTCTGGCACGCCAACGAGGGGCACTCGGCGTTCCTGACCCTCGAGCGGATCCGGGAGCTGGTGCAGGCCGGCCGGCCCCATGCGGAGGCGGCGGAACTCGTCCGGCACAGCACCGTGTTCACGACACACACGCCGGTGCCCGCAGGCCACGACGTCTTTCCCGTCCATCTCATGGAGCGGTACTTCAACCGGTACTGGTCCCAGATGGGGCTGACGCGCGAAGAGTTTCTCCAGCTCGGCCAGCATCCCGAATATCAGGAGGCCGGGTTCAACATGACGGTGCTGGCCATCCGGATGTCCGCGCACGTCAACGGGGTCAGTCGGGAACACGGCCGCGTCTCCCGCAGGATGTGGCAGTCTCTGTGGCCCGGCCTGTCGGAAGACCTGGTTCCCATCCGCAGCATCACCAACGGCATCCACGTGCCGACCTGGGTCGCCCCGGAGTTGAATCACCTCTACAGCAAATACCTGGGGCCGGACTGGGCCGACCGGTCGGACGACCCGGCCGTCTGGCATCGCGTGATGGACATTCCCGACGGCGAGCTGTGGGCCGTTCGCCAGACCCTCAAACGCAAGCTGATGAGCTTCATCAGGGAGCGGGCGCGGGCCGGCTGGGTGCAGGGACGGCTGGAAGCCTCGCAAGCGTTGGCCGCAGGAACGTTGCTGGACCCGGAGGCGCTCACGATCGGGTTCGCCCGCCGCTTTGCGACCTACAAGCGGGCGACCCTCCTGTTCCGATCCTTGACCCGACTCCAGCATCTCCTCCAGGATCGCTGGCGGCCGGTTCAGATCGTGTTCGCGGGCAAGGCTCATCCGGCCGACGAGCCGGGGCGGCAATTCATCCACCAGGTCTACAGTTTCTGCCGGGACCACGGACTGGGCGGGCACGTCGCCTTTCTCGAAGACTACGACATGCACATGGCCAAGTTCCTGGTCCAGGGCGTGGACGTGTGGCTCAACACCCCCCGTCCCCCGTTGGAAGCGAGCGGCACCAGCGGCCAGAAGGCGGCGCTGAACGGCGTCCCTCACCTGAGCGTCCTGGACGGCTGGTGGCACGAGGGGTACGACGGGGCGAACGGCTGGGCGATCCCGTTGCCGGACTCTCCCCTCGAGGCCGACGTGCATGACGACCACGATGCGGAGCACCTCTACCGCATCCTGGAGCGGGACATCGTCCCGCTCTATTACACGCGGGACCGGGACGGCATCCCGCGGGGCTGGCTGCAGATCGTCAAGGACGCCATCCGGACGATTGCCCCCCGCTTCTGCGCCAGCCGAATGGTCAAGGAGTACACGGAACTGTTGTACACGCCGGCCGCTTCGCCGGTCCGCTCCGTCTGGTGACGGACCCGCCCCGTTTTCCGCACGGTCCCGAAAGCGCCGATTCGGCTTCCCTTGCCCATGGGTCAGGTGGCGAGCGTCTGTACATGTTTGTACAGACCTGACGCCTGTCGGTGCGAATTGGTTCCGTATCTCTTCTTATACCAGTCCGGCCCTCCCCCGTTCACACCGCCATTCTGCTCGCGAACACGAGGCGTTACGCCCGTTCCCGCAACGAGTCTCGGCTCCACACCCTGAGCAGGAGGCACAAGGCAAGATTGGAACGATTTTTGCTCCTCCCCGCCAGGACGGGAGGCCCCATGCCGTCGAGACCGCACCGCTCCTTCAGGCAACTCGTGTCTCGAATCCTGGCCAAGACCAGACAGGGACGGCACGAGGCCCTGGCTCAGGCCCTCGCCCAGTGCGTGCTGCACGCCTCCGGCGACGGTCCTCACTGTCCCCTGGGACAGTGGCCCGCAGTTCCCATGCCCTCCCACGATACATGTGCATCTGCCGAACAGGGTGCCCCCGGCGACCCAGCCTTTGTCCGCCGGGCGATCGGGCACAGCCTCCTGATGGGGGAAGCCATGTGGATGAAGGACACCCGGTACCTGGACGCCCTCCATTCCTGCGAACGCTTCACGAAGAAATGCGAGACCTGCGCCCTGCATCGCGTGTTGAATGCCAAGGCCCCTTTTTTCCCGCCCGCTTCCTAGGCGCCGGGCCCACGCGGTTGTTCCCGCCGACCCGGGCCTTGACTTCCCTTCGTCGGATGCGAAAAGATGCGCCGGTGGCGGCGCGCGTTCCGGCAGCTCTCCTGGGATTGACTGTCTTGCTGGGCCTCTTGCTCGCTCCCCTCACCGTATCTCCGTCCACCGCTTTCGCGCGCGAGACCGCCGCCGACCTCGACCGCGACGCCCGTTCGGCTTTCCAGCGGGCCGATTACGACCGGGTCCTCCGCCTGTTCGAGGCCTTGCCGCCGGGACAGGAACCTTCCCAGGATCTGCTGAAGGTGGCCATGTTCAGCTACCTCCGGCTCGGGCAGGCCGAAGCGGCGTTTCGGCTCTATGCCAGACTGATCCCTCCCGGTCGCCCGGACAACCTTGCGTGGCTGCGCGACGTCGCCTTCGCCTTTGTCACCGGCCGTGCCCGGGACCAGGAAGAATACGTCCGCATCGCCGCCTACACCGTCCTGTCCGAGCTGGGAAGCCGCGAGCTCGTTCCGATCCTCGAAGACGGGCTCCTGGACTCTTCGGTTCTCGTTCGCGCCCGCGCCGTCGAAGGGCTGGGACGGGCGCTCCAACGGTCGAAGGGTCAGGCGCCGAGCGCGCTGGCCGGCCTGAAGCGGGCCCTGCAGGACTCGGCGCCCGGCGTGCGGATCGCCGCATTGAACGCGCTCGGAGAGGTCCGGGACAAGTCCGCGCTGGACCAGATCGCCCGCATCGCGCGGACTGAAGAGGGGGCGATCCAGGTCTTCGCCCTGGCCGCCCTCGTGAAATTGGGACGGTCCGAGGCGTTCGCCGACCTGACCGGCGCGGCCACGCTGCCGGATTCAGAGAGCCGGATGGCCGCGCTGGGCGCGCTGGGCCGGCTGAAGCGTCCCGCCAGCCTGTCGGTCCTGAGCCAGTCCGTGTACGATCCGGACCCCTCGGTCCGGGCCTTCGCGGCCGGGGCGCTGGGGGAATTCGGCTCCCCCGACGCCCTCACGCCGCTCACCCACGCCTTGGGCGACGAGAGCCCGCGCGTGCGCAGCATCGCCGCGGCCAGCCTGGGTCGGCTCGGGCTGGCCAACGCCAAGCCGCTGCTCCGCCAAGCGGTGCGGGATCCGGTTGAGCTGGTCCGGGCCGGAGCCGTCGAGGGACTGCTCCGGCTGGGCGATGGAGAGGCGATCCTCGTCGCGGCCGACCTGGCCAAGCATCCGGATCCTTCGGTCCGCAGTGCGGCGGCCATGGCCTTAGGCCTGGGCGGAAGCCCGAAAGCCCTTCCGGTGCTCGACCAGTTGTTGCGGGACCAGCAGCCGCAGCCCCGCCTGACCGCTGCGCGCTCGCTCGGCAAGGCCGGAGGGCAGGCCGCCGCCCCGCTGCTGAAGAAGGCTCTGCTGGACACGGACGTCGCGGTCCGCATCGCCGCCGCGGGAAGCCTGGCGCAGATCCTTTCGCGTGACTGCACCGGGGGAAAACATCATGCCCGCTCATGAGGGGACGCTATGCTGAAACTGCTCGGATGGATGGTGCTGCTTGCGGCCACGTTCGGCGCCGGCTATTACGTCGGCCAGCACCCGATCGGGGAACTGAGAAAGACCGTCGGAGAACTCTCGCGCAGCCTGCGGGACACCACGCTGGGGATCGAACGGACGATTCGGCTTCGCCAAGGCCTCGTGGACGGCAAGGCCGGCGTGGTCGAAGCGAAATCGGAACTCCTGGACAAGAATTTCGGCAACGCCGCCAACGCGCTCGCCCAGGCCGTGGAGAACCTGGAAAAGGCCAGCAGCGTCGAACGGGAACGGGACGCAGGGGGGGCGCAGAAGGTCAGGCCGCTCCTGGCCAAAGTCCGGGAAGCTCAACTGGAGCTGTCAATGGGGAAGCCCCTTCCCAGGGCGAAACTCGACGAGATTCAGAAGGAGCTGGACGGGCTGCTGGCGCAGTAGCGGAGGCCGTCAGGCGCTGGCCGGGGATTTCTTCCACGCGGCGAGGATCCGCTCCACCCGCATCTTCACGACCAAGTCCGGGTCGTTCAAGAGCGGCTTGATGGCCTCGCGGCCCTTCGGGTCCCCGAGCTTTTCGAGCGCCGCGGCGGCCGTCAGGCGGGTGAACCAATCCTTGTCTTTGAGCATCTCGATCAGGGGCTCGAGGGCGGCGGCGCTCTTGATCCGGCCCAGGGCGATCACGGCCTGTTTCCGAGCCAGCTCGTCCTTGTCCTTGAGCGCGGCCACCAGCCTCTCGACGGCCGGCTCGCCGAGCTCCACGAGCGCCTCGGTCGCATCGAGGTTGAACTCGTCGCTCCGCAATTGCCCGATCAGGGGCTCCAGGACCCGCTCGTCCTTGATCTTGCCCAGGGCCCGGATCACGAACTTGCGGATGTCCCAGTCCCGCAGTTGCCTGAGCAGCGGCTCGACGGCCGGCGAGCCCACCATGCCCAGCGCCTCGACCGCCGCTTCGCGCACCTGCCAGTCCCCATCCCGGAGCGCCCGGACCAGCGGCGCAACGCACCGCTCGTCCCCCATCTCTCCGAGCGTGACGACCGCCTCTCGACGGACCGCCCAATCGGAGTCCTTGAGGAGATCGATCTGGATCTCGATCTCGTCCTTGACCTTCTCTTCGTCGAGGAGGACCTCTTCCGCCCCCTCGGCCGTCTGCGCCGCGTCGGCTCCCGCTTCAGCCGCTTGCTCCGCCGGCTCGCCCGCTCCGGTGACGGCCTCCGCGACCTGATCGGTCAACTCCTCGGACGCTTCCGGCTGGGCAGGATCTGAAGATGGCTTCTGCTCGTCGGTCATGCTGCTCGCTCCTGTTCCTCCCGGGACCGTAGACGGACCGTCAGGCTTGGACGGCGGCTCCCGCCTTTTCGCCTTTTCCTTCTCCCGCTGCCCTCTTTCCGAGCGCGTGCCGAAGCCTGATGGCCAGCTTGCGCCGCTTCCGCTGGGCCCGCTTGAGGCGCTTCCGCAACTTCCGCAGGGCCGCATCTCCCTCGGGATTGTCGCTCGCGGCGCGCCGCTCCCTGACTTTCTTCTGCAACCGCGCTTCGTCGGTTTCCGCCGGCTTCGATTGGGCCATGGACGTCCTTTCCCTTGCGTTGATCCGTTAAACCGTCACCCGCGCCCCAGTGTAGTGGACACGGCTCGGCAGTGTCAACACGAGCGAAGCGGCTTCTTGAAAGGCTTGAGGGGGGCTTACACGGGGAGAAGAGTGGCCACGACGGACACGTGGCGGTCGGCGGCCAGGATGTCGGCGACGCGGCGAAGTCGCCGCTCACGCATCACGTCTCCGGGGAAAGGGCTGAAGTCGCGGGCTCCGCGGGCTTCGTCGATCGGGCCGGGATCGTCCCGCCAGGGCATGTCGGAAGCGGACGCTTGGGGCACATCGGCAGAAAGCAGCGAGAGCGGGACGGGCACTCCGTGACCATGCTCCGCGGCGGAAAACAGCCCGCCGTGGTTCCCCACCACCTCCAGCGATACGGCCGCCGTGCCCCCTTCGACCATGCCCAGCCTCCTGGCCGCCTTATAGGACAGGTCCAGGATGCGGCCGTTTACGTACGGCCCACGGTCGTTGATGCGGACTTGGACTTGCCTGCCGTTGTTCACGTTCGTGACCCGGACGACCGTCCCAAGCGGCAGGGTTCGATGGGCTCCGGTGAGGTCCTCCATGTTGTAGGGCTCGCCGCTGGCGGTCAGCCATCCGTCGAACTCCTTGCCATACCAGGACGCAACCCCCCGCTCTTTCACTCCCACGTCCAGATCAGCCTGCCCTTTGGGGAGGCAGGTACAGGCCGTCACCAGGGTGAGCAGCAACAGAAGGGGGGCTCTCCCCCGCCCCTTTCGACTGCCAGACCTTGGACACGTACTCATTCAGGTACCTCGCAGGTTAACCCTGTACCCTCCCTTGTCAGGGAAGCCTTCCTTGGACTGAATCGGGTAACGGGAAACGACTTACCGGGGATGATATGTGAAGTATGGTTGAAGTGGGATAATGTATAGCAAACCCTTGAGGGGAAAGTCAAGGTCAAGGAACAAGTTCTCACAACGTCTTTTTTTACAATGAGTTATGATGCCGAGCCGGGCTTTAAAAAGAGGATGCTGAGGGGAGGAATTGTCACAGAGAGGGAGTAGGGCAAGCCGTGCCAAGGGAGAGAGTCAGCCATGACCCCTCCCCAGTTGCCCTGGTTGCTCCCACCATACAAGTCAGCGTCACTATTGAGCAATTCTTTATACCATCCTCCGAAAGGCACTCCGACCCTATAGCCATAGCGAGGCAGGGGGGTGAAGTTGCACAGGCAGAGGACCGGGTTGGAGCCAGTTCTATCCTTGCGAAGGAACACGATCACCGAATGGTCCGCGTCGCTGAAGTCAATCCATTGGAAACCGGTCCAGTCAAAGTCCACCTGATGGAGAGCCGGCTCATTGCGGTAAAGCCAATTAAGATCGCGAACATAGCGCTGCAATCCCTGGTGCAACGTGTATTGCAGCAGGTGCCAGTCGAGGCTGGTTTCATGGCTCCATTCCATCCACTGGCCGAATTCTCCTCCCATGAACAGGAGCTTCTTGCCCGGGTGACCGTACATGTACCCGAAAAGAGCCCGTAAGTTCGCGAACTTCTGCCAGTCGTCGCCAGGCATCTTGGACAGGAGCGCCTGCTTGCCGTACACGACTTCATCGTGAGAAAGGACCAGGACGAAGTTTTCACTGAAGGCATAGACCAGTCCAAAGGTAATCTTGTCCTGGTGATATTTGCGGTACACCGGGTCAAGCCGAAAATAGTCCAGCATGTCGTGCATCCAGCCCATGTTCCATTTCAAGCTGAACCCCAGCCCCCCCACGTAAGTCGGACGGGAGACCGCCGGCCAGGCCGTCGACTCTTCGGCGATCGTGAGGACTCCCGGACAGTATTGGTACACGACCCGGTTGAACTCCTTGAGGAACTCGACGGCCTCCAGGTTCTCGTGGCCGCCGTACCGGTTGGGGATCCATTCCCCCGGCTTCCTCGCATAGTCCAGGTACAGCATGGACGCCACCGCGTCCACCCTGAGCCCGTCAATGTGGTAACGGTCCAGCCAGAACAGGGCGCTGTTGAGAAGGAAATTGCACACTTCGACCCGGCCGAAGTTGAAGATCCGACTCTGCCATTCCGGGTGGTATCCCAAGCGCGGGTCTGCATGGTCGTACAGGTGGGTCCCGTCAAACCAGGCGAGCGCGTGGGGATCGTCGGGAAAATGGGCCGGAACCCAATCCATCAGCACCCCGACACCGGCTTGATGACAGGCATCCACGAAGGCCATAAAATCCTCGGGCGAGCCGTACCGGCTGGTCGGAGCAAAGTACCCGGTGGTCTGATAACCCCAGGACCCGTCGAACGGATGCTCGGTCACCGGCATCAGCTCCAGGTGGGTGAAGCCCAGGTCCTTAACGTACGGGATCAGCTTGGCGGCGAGCTCCCGGTAGGTCAGCCAGCGTCCCTCCTCTTCCGGAACCCGCATCCAGGAACCCAGGTGGACTTCGTAAATGCTCACCGGCTCCCCGAGCGGATCGCGGGAGGCCCGCGCCCGCATCCACTCGTGATCCCCCCACCGGTAGGTCGAGAGGTCCCGGACCACCGATGCGGTCTTGGGCCGCAGCTCCGCGGCGAAAGCATAGGGGTCGGCTTTGAGAAACGGCGCGCCCTGGCCCTGGGGGCGAATTTCGTATTTGTAGACCGTCCCCCCGCCGAGACCCGGGATGAACAGCTCCCACAGGCCCGTCTCGCCGCGACTCCGCATGGCATGTCGCCGGCCGTCCCATCCGTTGAAATCTCCGACTACGCTTACCCGCAAGGCGTTCGGCGCCCAGACGACGAAGCGGACGCCGGTTTCCCCCTCAAGGGTCAGGACGTGGGCGCCCAGGAGGTCGTACGCCCGGTACAGCCGCCCTTCGCGGTACAGGTGCAGGTCGTAATCGGAAAGCAGCGGCTGGTACGAGTAGGGATCGCGCTTCTTGGTCTGGGTCCCGCATTGATCGGTGACCCGGAGCCGGTAGCGGACCCGCTCCACCGGAACGGGAATCACCGCCTCGAACAGGCCGGCCGAGTGGACTTTCTTCATCGGAGCCTGGGGTCCGCTCCGCTCCGCGCTCGCCTCCTGGGACTCGAGGAGGACCGTTGCTTCCCGGGCCTCCGGCAAAAACGCCCGGATCACGGTCGCGGGTCCGCCGTTCATGGTGACCGGATGCGGTCCCAGCACGGCAAACGGATCCCAATGCTCGGCCCTGAGGAGCCGCTCGATCTGGTCCGTCAATTCGTCCATGTCCCGCACTCTATCCGATCCCCGCGGAGGAGGCAACGGGAAGCGGCGCGCTTGACAGGCTTCCGCCGCTTGCATAACATCGCGCCGACCCCCTGAGTTCCTAGTCCACCCGCTCAGCCAGGCTTCATCAGGCTTCGCCAGGCGTCGGAACGTGACCATGGAAGAGCGCCGACACCATGAACGAGAGCTCGCGACCCGGTTCGTGCGCGCGACCCTCGCGATCGGGGTCGCCGCCCTGCTGCTGGCCCTGTTCAGCCCGTTCCTGTCGTCCATCGCCTGGGCCGCCGTCCTCTGCTACGCCCTCCGTCCCGTGCATCAGCGGGTCCTGCTCGGCACGGGCGGGCGGCAACTGGTCAGCGCCCTGCTCATGAGCGTCGTGCTCACGGTCGGCCTGATCCTGCCCATCATCTCCCTCTCGTTCCTGATCGGAGAGGAGCTGGTCCGGCTCTACACGGACATGGCCGAGACGATGGCCCGCGGCGAGGGGCTCCTTCACGAGCGCTGGCGGTCCAACCCGCTCGTCGCGATGGCCCTCGACCGCCTGCAGCAGTATGAGCGCCTCACCGGAACGGACCTGCGGTCGTCCTTCGCCGACAACCTCAACGCGATCGGCAAGGCCCTGATCGAGCAACTCACCGGCCTGACGACGGACCTGCTCCTGGGGGTCCTCGAGCTGCTCCTGACCATCGTGTGCGCGTTCTTTTTCTTCCGGGACTGGGACGCGATCGCGGCCTGGTTGGGGAACGTCCTGCCGTTCTCGCGACAGCGGCAGGAATTGATGGTCCGGCGCATCGACGAAGTGGTGAAAGGCTCGATCTACGGGAACACGGCGGTCGCGGTGCTGGAAGGGCTCGTGGGGGGGGTGGCGTTTTGGGCGACGGGGCTTCCCTCGCCGGTCCTGTGGGGGACGGTGATGGGGCTCCTGTCGTACCTGCCGGTGGCCGGTGCGTCGCTGATCTGGATTCCGGCCGCCCTGTACTTCCTGACCGAAGGCGCCTACGGCCCCATGACCGGCATCCTGATCGCCGGCGCCTTGATCACGCTCGTTGATTACGGGGTGCGGAACCTGCTCGTCGCCAGCCGGGTGCGCCTGCACCCGCTGCTGGTCTTCTTCAGCGTGCTCGGCGGGATCAAGCTGCTGGGGCTCTTGGGACTGGTGGCCGGACCGCTCACCGTGGCCCTGGGCAAGGCCACGGTCGAGATCTACCAGACGGAACAGGCGAAGGCGGCGGGTTGAGGAACCGAACGCTGCGTCACTTGAGACGCAGTTGCCTGTCCTCCATCTTCGTATTGACCACCAGCTTCTCCAGGCTTTCGGTCAGGACTTCGCTGAGCAGCTTTTGAACGTCCTCCGGCTCGAACCAGAACACGCGCTGGCTCCCGTCCCCGTTCAGCGTCATCCGCACGATGCTGCCGTCGGCCTTGTTCATGGCCTCCACGACGACCTTCGTCCGGACGGTGATCTCCGTGGAGAACAGCTTGCTGTCGGCGTCGGCCGAGAAGTCCAGGATCTTGCCGGACACGGCGACGTCTGGAGCCCCGTTGGGGTTGATGCTCCACCCCTTGCGCTTCAGGTACTCGCCCATGACGCGGCCGACCACCTCTCCGGGCTTGCCCCCCGCCACGTCGAACGGCGTCTCCCCGCCGAACAGGTGGTGGCGGACCCCGATCTGATTCTTCTGCGGCCGCCCGTCCTCGAACGACCCGACGGCCACGTTCGTATCCCCGCCCATGGCCTTCCCGGCCGCATCGCCGCCCGGCGCGACCGCCTGCACGTCCAACGTGACGACCTGTCCCTTGGTGGAACAACCGGTCAAGGTCATCAGCCCCATACCGATCATGATCGCACGAAATGTACGCCCGCCCACGCCCGCCTCCTCAGTTCGTCTTCCGGTGAAGGAACCAACTCAAGGCGACCCCCGACCCTACTGGACCGAAAAATGGGCTCGCCGGTTCTTCTGCCAGCACTCGGCGCTGTGCTCGGAGCAGAACGGCTTCTCCTTGCCGAAGCTGGTGACCTGGATCTTCCCCCCGGGGATCCCCAGGTCTTCGAGGTACTGCTTGGCGGCTTGCGCACGCCGTTCGCCCAGCACGAGGTTGTACTCCGCCGTGCCCCGCTCGTCGCAATGTCCGGCGATCAGCAACGTCCAGTCGCTGCCCGCCTTTAACAGGGCGGCGTCGGCCTCGAGCACCGGTTTGGCATCGCTCCGGATCGCGGCCCGGTCGTAATCGAAAAACACGTCCCCCAACTCCGCCGGCTTGGCCGGCTCCGGCGCTGGAGCCGGAGCCGCCTCCGTCGGCGCCTCGCGCGCGACTTCCGGGGCCGGCGCACTGGGAGGCGGCGTCGGCTGCTCGGTCACCCGCACTTCCTCCTGCGGAGCCGGCTGGGGAGCCGGAGCTTCCGCCGGCGCGGCAGCCGGCTGCTCCACCTTGGCCTCTTCCACCTTGGGTGGCTCCGGTGGCGCTTCCGCCCTCGGGGCTTCCGGCGCCGCTTCGACCTTCGGCGCCTCCGCTTCTTTGGGCGCCTCGGCCTTTTGCGGTCCCGCCGTCAGGCTCTGGTCGCCCACCGAGGAGGACACTTTCTTGCTGCAGCCAGCCAGCAGCAGACAGACGCTCAACGACGCCAGCAGAATCGTCAGATGGTTGGAAGAATGGTTCCTCATGAACATCCTGGCTCCCTTTATGCCCTCGCGGTTACTTCTTGCCCTTCACCTGGATGGAGCGGGCGACGAGCCCGTCCTGACTCTTGCTGTAGGTCAGCGACACGGTCTCCCCGACTTGCAGGTTGTCCAGGCCGACCTTCTCCTTCCCCCTCGTGATCGCCGCGCCGGACTCGACGACGGCGCCGACGATCATTTCCTGTTTCCTGGCCGTGACCGTCTTCACCACGATCACGTTCGGCGAGTCCTGCACATTGACCGCCACCACTTCGCCCTGCACGGTCCGCATGGTTTGCTCGGCGGCGCCGGCAAGCGGCGTCGTCAGGGCCCAGGCCGTGACCACGCCCATCGCAGAGACCAATACGTGCCTCATGACCGTCTTCATCGCCCTATCCCTCTTCGAATTTAAGAGCAGGTGGTGACCAGTGGATACGGGGCCGAACTATAGCACATTTTCGATTTTATGCAAGCAGGATTCGGTGTGTGGCCGGCCCGGCGACTCCGCCCTTGACTGGGTGGAATGCGATGGCTAATATCCCCCGCGGACCCGCTGTCCGACCGAGACAGCGGGTCTTGCTGCTCAGAGGACGGAACCGAGGCGCGGCTGCCGGCATGATCGAGGCACAGGGCATCACGAAGCGGTACGGGGATCTGACCGCCATCGACCGGGTCACCTTCACGGTCGGCAAGGGGGAGGTGCTGGCCTTCCTCGGCCCGAACGGCGCCGGCAAGACCACGACGATGCGGATCCTGACCTGTTTCATGCCGGCCACGGAGGGCACGGCCCGGGTGGCGGGGTTCGACTGCTTCGAGCAGCCGCTGGAGGTCAAGCGGCGGATCGGCTACCTCCCCGAGACCCCGCCGGTCTACCAGGAGCTCACCGTCACCGAGCACCTGACCTTCGTGGGCCGGCTCAAAGGGCTGCCGGCCGTGGACCTCCGCAAGGGGCTGGACCGGGTCGTCGAGCGGCTGGCGCTGGGCGACGTGCGGCACCGGCTGATCGGCAACCTCTCCCGCGGATACCGCCAGCGGGTCGGGCTCGCCCAGGCCCTGATCCACGACCCGCCGGTCCTGATCCTGGACGAGCCGACGGTCGGGCTCGACCCCAAGCAGATCATCGAGATCCGCGAGCTGATCCGGAGCCTGGCCGGCTCCCACACCGTGATCCTGAGCACGCACATCCTGCCGGAAGCCACCGCCGTCTGCCAGCGGGTCGTCATCATCAGCGGCGGCCGGATCGTGGCCGAAGACACGCCGGAGCAGCTCTCGGCGCGGCTGCGCCGGTCCGACAAGATCAGCCTGACGGTCAAAGCCCCGCCCCCGGACTGGACCGACCGGCTCAGGGCCCTGCCCGGCATCCTGGCCGTGCTGGAATCCACGGACGGCGGCACGGCCCTGCTGGAGTGCGAGCTCGGACGGGACCACCGGGAGGAGATCGCCCGCTTCGTCGTGACCAGCGGGTGGGGGCTGTTGGAGCTCAAGACCGTCTCGATGACGCTGGAGGACGTCTTTCTCCGGCTTACCCAGCACGAGGAGGGAGTGCCGGAAACGGGCCAGGAGGCCCAGCGGACATGACGCCGGTGCAAGCCATCGTCGCCAAGGAGCTGCGGTCCTACTTCGTCTCCCCGGTCGCCTACGTGGTCGGCTCCGTGTTCCTGCTGATCTTCGGGGTGCTGTCTTACCTGGCCGTGGTGAACGCGGGCAACCAGGCGGTGCGGATGATGCAGCTCCAGGGGATGGCGGCCCAGCTCAACCTGAACGACCTGGTGTTCCGCCCCACCTTCTACAGCACCGCGATCGTGCTCCTCCTCGTGCTGCCGCTGCTGACCATGCGCCTGTTCGCGGAGGAGCGCAAGCTCCGCACCTTCGAGCTGCTCCTGACCTCCCCGATCGGGATCACCGACATCGTCCTCGGCAAGTTCCTGGGCGCGTACCTGATCTACCTGGGCCTGCTGGCCCTCACGGGGCTCGTGCCGCTGGTGCTGGCCCTGTACAGCAGCTTCGACTGGCACCCGGTCCTGACCGGCTACCTGGGCCTGGCGCTGCTCGGCGCCCTGTTCCTGGCCACCGGGGTCCTGGCCTCGGCGCTGACGGAGAACCAGATCGTGGCCGCCTTTCTGAGCTTCGGGATACTGATCCTGGTCTGGCTCCTGGGCGGGCTGGGCTCGGTCCTCGGGGACACGCCGCTGGGCAACGTCGTCTCCTACCTGTCCTTCATCGAGCATTACGACCGGCTGGTCCGCGGGCTGGTGGACACCAAGGATCTGGTCTATTACCTCTGCGGCCTGGTCTTCATGCTGTTCCTGGCCCATCGCGTAGTGGAGTCGCACCGATGGAAATGAGCCGGCTCGGCACGGGCCTGGGCGTCCTCGGGACGGTCCTGGCCGTCGGCGGGTTCGTGGCCTACAGCCTGCTGCCCGGGCAGCTCTGGCTGGCG carries:
- the glgB gene encoding 1,4-alpha-glucan branching protein GlgB, with protein sequence MDELTDQIERLLRAEHWDPFAVLGPHPVTMNGGPATVIRAFLPEAREATVLLESQEASAERSGPQAPMKKVHSAGLFEAVIPVPVERVRYRLRVTDQCGTQTKKRDPYSYQPLLSDYDLHLYREGRLYRAYDLLGAHVLTLEGETGVRFVVWAPNALRVSVVGDFNGWDGRRHAMRSRGETGLWELFIPGLGGGTVYKYEIRPQGQGAPFLKADPYAFAAELRPKTASVVRDLSTYRWGDHEWMRARASRDPLGEPVSIYEVHLGSWMRVPEEEGRWLTYRELAAKLIPYVKDLGFTHLELMPVTEHPFDGSWGYQTTGYFAPTSRYGSPEDFMAFVDACHQAGVGVLMDWVPAHFPDDPHALAWFDGTHLYDHADPRLGYHPEWQSRIFNFGRVEVCNFLLNSALFWLDRYHIDGLRVDAVASMLYLDYARKPGEWIPNRYGGHENLEAVEFLKEFNRVVYQYCPGVLTIAEESTAWPAVSRPTYVGGLGFSLKWNMGWMHDMLDYFRLDPVYRKYHQDKITFGLVYAFSENFVLVLSHDEVVYGKQALLSKMPGDDWQKFANLRALFGYMYGHPGKKLLFMGGEFGQWMEWSHETSLDWHLLQYTLHQGLQRYVRDLNWLYRNEPALHQVDFDWTGFQWIDFSDADHSVIVFLRKDRTGSNPVLCLCNFTPLPRYGYRVGVPFGGWYKELLNSDADLYGGSNQGNWGGVMADSLPWHGLPYSLSVTIPPLSILFLKPGSAS
- a CDS encoding AI-2E family transporter, with translation MEERRHHERELATRFVRATLAIGVAALLLALFSPFLSSIAWAAVLCYALRPVHQRVLLGTGGRQLVSALLMSVVLTVGLILPIISLSFLIGEELVRLYTDMAETMARGEGLLHERWRSNPLVAMALDRLQQYERLTGTDLRSSFADNLNAIGKALIEQLTGLTTDLLLGVLELLLTIVCAFFFFRDWDAIAAWLGNVLPFSRQRQELMVRRIDEVVKGSIYGNTAVAVLEGLVGGVAFWATGLPSPVLWGTVMGLLSYLPVAGASLIWIPAALYFLTEGAYGPMTGILIAGALITLVDYGVRNLLVASRVRLHPLLVFFSVLGGIKLLGLLGLVAGPLTVALGKATVEIYQTEQAKAAG
- a CDS encoding OmpA family protein — encoded protein: MRNHSSNHLTILLASLSVCLLLAGCSKKVSSSVGDQSLTAGPQKAEAPKEAEAPKVEAAPEAPRAEAPPEPPKVEEAKVEQPAAAPAEAPAPQPAPQEEVRVTEQPTPPPSAPAPEVAREAPTEAAPAPAPEPAKPAELGDVFFDYDRAAIRSDAKPVLEADAALLKAGSDWTLLIAGHCDERGTAEYNLVLGERRAQAAKQYLEDLGIPGGKIQVTSFGKEKPFCSEHSAECWQKNRRAHFSVQ
- a CDS encoding ABC transporter ATP-binding protein, with product MIEAQGITKRYGDLTAIDRVTFTVGKGEVLAFLGPNGAGKTTTMRILTCFMPATEGTARVAGFDCFEQPLEVKRRIGYLPETPPVYQELTVTEHLTFVGRLKGLPAVDLRKGLDRVVERLALGDVRHRLIGNLSRGYRQRVGLAQALIHDPPVLILDEPTVGLDPKQIIEIRELIRSLAGSHTVILSTHILPEATAVCQRVVIISGGRIVAEDTPEQLSARLRRSDKISLTVKAPPPDWTDRLRALPGILAVLESTDGGTALLECELGRDHREEIARFVVTSGWGLLELKTVSMTLEDVFLRLTQHEEGVPETGQEAQRT
- a CDS encoding ABC transporter permease; the protein is MTPVQAIVAKELRSYFVSPVAYVVGSVFLLIFGVLSYLAVVNAGNQAVRMMQLQGMAAQLNLNDLVFRPTFYSTAIVLLLVLPLLTMRLFAEERKLRTFELLLTSPIGITDIVLGKFLGAYLIYLGLLALTGLVPLVLALYSSFDWHPVLTGYLGLALLGALFLATGVLASALTENQIVAAFLSFGILILVWLLGGLGSVLGDTPLGNVVSYLSFIEHYDRLVRGLVDTKDLVYYLCGLVFMLFLAHRVVESHRWK